In a single window of the Micrococcaceae bacterium Sec5.7 genome:
- the dnaB gene encoding replicative DNA helicase, with protein sequence MSVTHLDSIEGTRGSEGSRKPPQDIPAEQSVLGGMMLSKDAIADVVEILRGQDFYRPAHETIYEAIIDLYGRGEPADAVTVSDELTKRGEVNRIGGPAYLHELIQTVPTAANAGYYAEIVAERAVLRRLVSAGTKIVQLGYGQDGEVEDLVNQAQAEIYAVAERRTTEDYVVLKDVMESTVDEIEASGHSGQGMTGIPTGFYELDELTNGLHPGQMIVIAARPAVGKSTFALDFARSAAIKNNLATVMFSLEMGRNEIAMRLLSAEATIGLQDLRKGTIKDEQWSKIATTMGRMNEAPLFIDDSPNMSLMEIRAKCRRLKQQHDLKLVILDYLQLMSSGKKVESRQQEVSEFSRALKLLAKELQVPVIALSQLNRGSEQRQDKRPMVSDLRESGSIEQDADMVILLHREDIYDKESPRAGEADILIAKHRNGPTKDIVVAFQGHYSRFANMAADAGGGGF encoded by the coding sequence TTGTCAGTTACGCATCTGGACTCAATCGAGGGCACTCGTGGATCCGAAGGCAGCCGCAAGCCGCCTCAGGACATCCCGGCTGAACAATCCGTACTCGGTGGCATGATGCTGTCCAAGGACGCCATCGCTGATGTGGTGGAGATCCTTCGTGGCCAGGACTTCTACCGTCCCGCCCACGAAACCATCTATGAGGCCATCATTGACCTCTACGGCCGCGGCGAACCCGCAGACGCCGTTACGGTTTCGGACGAGCTCACCAAGCGCGGCGAAGTCAACAGGATCGGCGGCCCTGCCTACCTGCACGAGCTCATCCAGACGGTCCCCACGGCAGCCAACGCCGGTTACTACGCCGAGATCGTTGCCGAGCGCGCCGTACTGCGCCGCCTGGTCAGCGCCGGCACCAAGATTGTCCAGCTGGGGTACGGCCAGGACGGCGAGGTGGAGGACCTGGTCAACCAGGCCCAGGCCGAGATCTACGCCGTTGCCGAGCGCCGGACAACTGAGGACTACGTTGTCCTGAAGGATGTCATGGAATCAACGGTGGACGAGATCGAAGCCTCGGGTCACAGCGGCCAAGGCATGACGGGCATTCCCACCGGCTTCTATGAACTGGATGAGCTGACCAACGGCCTGCACCCGGGTCAGATGATTGTCATCGCGGCCCGCCCCGCGGTTGGGAAGTCAACCTTTGCACTGGACTTCGCGCGTTCCGCTGCCATCAAGAACAACCTGGCCACGGTGATGTTCTCGCTGGAAATGGGCCGGAACGAGATCGCCATGCGCCTGCTGTCCGCCGAGGCCACCATTGGTTTGCAGGATCTGCGCAAGGGCACCATCAAGGACGAACAGTGGTCCAAGATCGCCACCACCATGGGCCGGATGAACGAGGCCCCGCTCTTCATTGACGACAGCCCCAACATGTCGCTCATGGAAATCAGGGCCAAGTGCCGCCGCCTGAAGCAGCAGCATGACCTCAAACTGGTGATCCTGGACTACCTGCAGCTGATGAGCTCCGGCAAAAAGGTGGAATCGCGCCAGCAGGAAGTCTCGGAGTTCTCGCGTGCTCTCAAACTGTTGGCCAAGGAGCTGCAGGTTCCCGTCATCGCACTGTCGCAGCTGAACCGCGGTTCCGAGCAGCGCCAGGACAAGCGCCCCATGGTCTCGGATCTCCGTGAATCCGGCTCCATCGAGCAGGACGCCGACATGGTCATCCTGCTGCACCGTGAGGATATCTATGACAAGGAATCGCCGCGGGCCGGCGAGGCGGACATTCTGATTGCCAAGCACCGCAACGGCCCCACCAAGGACATTGTGGTGGCGTTCCAAGGCCACTATTCGCGCTTCGCCAACATGGCGGCCGACGCCGGGGGCGGCGGCTTCTAG
- a CDS encoding PhzF family phenazine biosynthesis protein, translating to MTHNPARPRPFTQVDVFTGEPYRGNPLAVVVDAEGLTTGQMQQFANWTNLSETTFLLPPTHPEADYRVRIFTGSEEFPFAGHPTLGSAHAWLEAGGVPKQDGVLVQECGAGPVRVKRDGGRLAFAAPPLTRSGPVDVPDAHRIAAGLGLPPAALLDASWLVNGPDWIGVLLESAEQVLAIKPDYNAMAGLKVGVIGPHAEGSAADFEVRTFIPGDAAAEDPVTGSFNAGAAQWLIGSGRAPASYVAAQGTALGRAGRVHVDAVGGDIWVGGSSVSCIRGTVTL from the coding sequence GTGACCCACAACCCAGCCCGCCCGCGCCCCTTCACCCAGGTGGATGTCTTCACCGGTGAGCCGTACCGCGGAAACCCGCTTGCCGTCGTCGTGGATGCCGAAGGCCTCACCACCGGGCAGATGCAGCAGTTCGCCAACTGGACCAACCTGTCCGAGACCACCTTCCTGTTGCCGCCCACCCATCCTGAGGCTGACTACCGTGTGCGCATCTTCACGGGCAGTGAGGAATTCCCCTTCGCCGGCCACCCCACGCTGGGCTCCGCGCACGCCTGGCTCGAGGCCGGGGGAGTACCGAAGCAGGATGGTGTGCTGGTCCAGGAATGCGGTGCCGGACCGGTGCGGGTAAAGCGCGACGGCGGCCGGCTGGCGTTCGCTGCGCCGCCCCTGACTCGCTCCGGGCCGGTGGACGTGCCAGACGCCCACAGGATCGCCGCAGGCCTCGGGTTGCCCCCTGCAGCACTGCTGGACGCCTCCTGGCTCGTCAACGGCCCGGACTGGATCGGGGTGCTGCTGGAATCGGCCGAGCAGGTGCTGGCCATCAAGCCGGACTACAACGCGATGGCCGGCCTGAAAGTCGGTGTGATCGGCCCGCACGCGGAGGGATCTGCCGCGGATTTTGAAGTGCGGACGTTCATCCCGGGCGATGCCGCGGCGGAGGATCCGGTGACCGGAAGCTTCAATGCAGGCGCGGCGCAGTGGCTCATTGGCAGCGGCCGCGCACCGGCGTCGTATGTCGCCGCGCAGGGAACTGCACTTGGCCGGGCCGGTCGGGTGCACGTCGATGCCGTGGGCGGCGACATCTGGGTGGGCGGAAGCTCTGTCAGCTGCATCCGCGGAACGGTGACGCTGTAG
- the rplI gene encoding 50S ribosomal protein L9: MAKLILTHEVTGLGAAGDVVEVKDGYARNFLLPRGFALTWSKGGEKQVESIKAARAAREHASLEDAQKQASALSAKPVTLVVKAGATGRLFGTVKQGDVADAVEAAGLGRIDKRKVELPAHIKSVGSYQANVRLHADVAAVIELDVVAGK, translated from the coding sequence ATGGCAAAGCTCATTCTGACCCACGAAGTAACCGGTCTCGGTGCTGCTGGCGACGTCGTCGAGGTCAAGGACGGTTACGCACGTAACTTCCTGCTGCCCCGCGGTTTCGCTCTGACCTGGTCCAAGGGTGGCGAGAAGCAGGTTGAGTCCATCAAGGCTGCCCGCGCCGCCCGCGAGCACGCTTCCCTGGAAGATGCTCAGAAGCAGGCCTCCGCTCTGTCCGCCAAGCCGGTCACGCTGGTAGTCAAGGCCGGCGCAACCGGCCGCCTGTTCGGCACGGTCAAGCAGGGCGACGTTGCTGACGCTGTTGAGGCCGCTGGCCTTGGCCGCATCGACAAGCGCAAGGTTGAACTGCCGGCTCACATCAAGTCGGTCGGTTCCTACCAGGCCAACGTCCGCCTCCACGCCGACGTTGCCGCTGTGATCGAACTCGACGTAGTCGCAGGCAAGTAG
- the rpsR gene encoding 30S ribosomal protein S18 encodes MAKAELRKPKPKSNPLKAADITVIDYKDVALLRKFISDRGKIRARRVTGVTVQEQRKIAQAIKNAREVALLPYSGAGRG; translated from the coding sequence ATGGCTAAGGCTGAACTCCGTAAGCCCAAACCAAAGTCCAACCCCTTGAAGGCCGCTGACATCACTGTCATCGACTACAAGGACGTAGCATTGCTGCGCAAGTTCATCTCCGACCGCGGAAAGATCCGCGCCCGTCGCGTCACTGGCGTCACGGTGCAGGAACAGCGCAAAATCGCCCAGGCAATCAAGAACGCCCGCGAAGTTGCTCTGCTGCCTTACTCCGGCGCTGGCCGCGGCTAG
- a CDS encoding zf-TFIIB domain-containing protein: MKCPVDSIDLIMSERSGVEIDYCPQCRGVWLDRGELDKIIDRSADSLGGAAAPPARPPAPAPGSPVPALVPPPLYQNFEPRREQPSYDDRREQPRHDDRSYGKKGYDRDDDRRGPKKKEGWLGDLFDF, translated from the coding sequence ATGAAGTGTCCTGTGGATTCAATTGACCTGATAATGAGCGAACGCAGTGGTGTGGAGATTGACTACTGCCCGCAATGCCGTGGAGTATGGCTTGACCGCGGAGAGCTGGACAAAATCATCGACCGCTCGGCGGACTCGCTCGGCGGAGCAGCCGCCCCGCCAGCACGACCGCCGGCACCGGCTCCGGGTTCCCCGGTCCCCGCACTGGTCCCGCCGCCGCTGTACCAGAATTTCGAACCGCGGCGCGAGCAGCCCAGTTACGATGACCGGCGCGAGCAGCCCCGCCATGACGACCGCAGCTATGGCAAGAAGGGCTACGACCGCGATGACGACCGCCGCGGGCCCAAGAAGAAAGAAGGCTGGCTGGGGGACCTGTTCGACTTTTAG
- the rpsF gene encoding 30S ribosomal protein S6, whose protein sequence is MRPYELMVIIDPEVEERTVEPSLQKFLSVITNDGGTIEKVDIWGRRRLAYDIKKKSEGIYAVVNFTAKPDTAKELDRQLSLNETIMRTKITRPEEQKVVAE, encoded by the coding sequence ATGCGTCCTTACGAATTGATGGTAATCATCGACCCCGAGGTCGAAGAGCGTACCGTTGAGCCGTCGCTTCAGAAGTTCCTGAGTGTCATCACCAACGATGGTGGAACCATCGAAAAGGTTGACATCTGGGGCCGTCGTCGACTGGCCTACGACATCAAGAAGAAGTCTGAAGGTATCTACGCAGTGGTGAACTTCACCGCCAAGCCGGATACCGCCAAGGAACTTGACCGCCAGCTGAGTCTCAATGAGACCATCATGCGGACCAAGATCACCCGCCCCGAAGAGCAGAAGGTCGTTGCTGAGTAA
- a CDS encoding single-stranded DNA-binding protein, with translation MAGETTITVIGNLTSDPELRFTPSGSAVANFTIASTPRTFDRQSNEWKDGETLFLRASVWREAAENVAESLTKGMRVIVSGRLKSRSYETKEGEKRTVMELEVDEIGPSLRYANAKVNRTQRSGGGGAGNGAQGGFGGGNSGGGFGGGNSGGNQGGNSGGTWGANQPAAAQEDPWATPGVSNAGGGWGNGPDSEPPF, from the coding sequence ATGGCAGGCGAAACCACTATTACGGTCATCGGTAATCTCACCAGTGACCCGGAGCTGCGGTTCACACCGTCAGGTTCGGCAGTAGCGAACTTCACCATCGCGTCTACTCCGCGTACCTTCGACCGCCAGTCCAATGAGTGGAAGGACGGGGAAACCCTGTTCCTCCGCGCATCGGTGTGGCGCGAGGCAGCCGAGAACGTCGCCGAATCCCTGACAAAGGGTATGCGCGTGATTGTTTCCGGCCGCCTGAAGAGCCGTTCCTACGAAACAAAAGAAGGCGAGAAGCGCACCGTCATGGAGCTCGAGGTCGATGAAATCGGCCCGAGCCTGCGCTACGCCAATGCCAAGGTCAACCGTACCCAGCGCTCCGGCGGTGGGGGCGCCGGTAACGGCGCCCAGGGTGGCTTCGGCGGCGGCAACAGCGGCGGTGGCTTCGGAGGCGGCAACTCTGGTGGAAACCAGGGCGGCAACTCCGGTGGAACATGGGGCGCCAACCAGCCCGCAGCAGCGCAGGAAGACCCTTGGGCAACGCCCGGGGTCAGCAATGCAGGCGGCGGCTGGGGCAACGGCCCGGATTCCGAACCTCCCTTCTAA
- a CDS encoding FMN reductase has translation METRRITVLSAGLGVPSSSRLLADQLAASAERQVAAAGYHVTVDVVELRDLAVDIANNFVTGYAAPRLADVIAGVEDSDGIIAVSPVFSASYSGLFKSFIDVLDPKSLDGKAVLLGATGGTDRHQMVLEYAMRPLFSYLRTRIAATGVFAGPQDWGHTDDGGSPLSVRIGRAAGEFTRLLDGVQPQQRPAPMESLPFEQLLAGISGGR, from the coding sequence GTGGAAACCCGCCGCATAACCGTCCTTTCCGCCGGACTCGGCGTGCCGTCGTCGAGCCGTCTGCTGGCCGATCAGCTCGCCGCATCGGCCGAACGCCAGGTGGCCGCGGCCGGCTATCACGTGACCGTGGACGTGGTCGAGCTCCGCGACCTGGCCGTGGACATCGCCAACAACTTCGTGACCGGATACGCGGCCCCGCGCCTGGCGGACGTGATCGCCGGCGTCGAGGACTCGGATGGCATCATCGCCGTGAGCCCGGTGTTCAGCGCCTCCTACAGCGGACTCTTCAAATCCTTCATCGACGTCCTGGACCCCAAGTCCCTGGACGGGAAAGCCGTCCTGCTGGGCGCCACCGGCGGCACCGACCGGCACCAGATGGTCCTGGAATACGCCATGCGGCCACTCTTCAGCTACCTCCGCACCCGCATCGCCGCCACCGGCGTCTTCGCCGGCCCGCAGGACTGGGGACACACCGACGACGGCGGATCGCCCCTTTCGGTGCGGATCGGCCGCGCAGCTGGCGAGTTCACCCGCCTCCTCGACGGCGTCCAGCCACAGCAGAGACCGGCACCCATGGAGTCGCTGCCGTTCGAGCAGCTGCTGGCCGGGATCTCCGGCGGACGCTGA
- a CDS encoding copper homeostasis protein CutC: MVEVEICVQDIAGVRCALEAGAQRVEICTALATGGLTPSIGLVEAAAGLARTAGASGFVQVLIRPRPGGYVYSADELLVMTRDIRCLLAAGADGVVVGALTADGGIDESATAALIGAASGAPATFHRAVDAAADPVRTAAAAARLGAIRILTSGGSPRAGGGAALLRRMVQSLPEGVQVMAGGGVGAESVRELIASGVGAIHFSGKRDVSDPHPSGPGGGAGTVTVTDPAIVRGLIQTIRSLG, from the coding sequence ATGGTTGAGGTTGAAATCTGCGTCCAGGACATCGCCGGTGTCCGCTGCGCCCTGGAGGCCGGGGCGCAGCGGGTGGAAATCTGCACTGCCTTGGCCACCGGCGGGCTGACCCCCAGCATCGGGCTGGTTGAAGCCGCCGCCGGGCTGGCCCGGACAGCCGGCGCCTCCGGCTTCGTCCAGGTCCTGATCCGGCCGCGGCCCGGCGGCTATGTCTATTCGGCGGACGAACTCTTGGTAATGACCAGGGATATCCGGTGCCTGTTGGCGGCGGGCGCGGACGGCGTCGTCGTGGGGGCCCTGACGGCCGACGGCGGGATCGATGAATCAGCGACGGCCGCCCTGATCGGCGCCGCCTCAGGCGCCCCGGCCACCTTCCACCGGGCGGTCGACGCCGCTGCGGACCCGGTGCGCACTGCGGCCGCCGCGGCCCGGCTTGGCGCCATCCGGATCCTGACCTCGGGCGGATCCCCGAGGGCCGGCGGCGGCGCCGCCCTGCTGCGGCGGATGGTCCAGTCGCTCCCGGAGGGTGTTCAGGTCATGGCCGGTGGCGGGGTGGGTGCCGAATCCGTTCGGGAGCTGATCGCCTCAGGCGTCGGTGCCATCCATTTCTCCGGCAAGCGGGATGTGTCGGATCCGCATCCCTCGGGCCCCGGCGGCGGCGCCGGGACAGTCACCGTTACCGATCCCGCAATCGTCCGCGGCCTGATCCAGACCATCCGTTCGCTCGGCTGA
- a CDS encoding DUF1801 domain-containing protein, whose amino-acid sequence MADNKTQPTHESVLEFLSAVDHPVRRRDGLRLLELMTEITGEEPVLWGPTMVGFGAYHYKYGSGREGDSLAVGFSPRTGSLSLYGLTSQPEAPGLLARLGKHKIGAACLYVNKLEDVDEAVLAGLVRTGYRHMTTVPHQG is encoded by the coding sequence ATGGCTGACAACAAGACCCAACCCACGCACGAATCCGTTCTGGAGTTCCTGAGCGCCGTGGATCACCCGGTCCGGCGCCGGGATGGACTCCGCCTCCTGGAGCTGATGACGGAAATCACCGGTGAGGAACCCGTGCTGTGGGGCCCCACGATGGTCGGCTTCGGCGCCTATCACTACAAGTACGGCAGTGGCCGGGAGGGTGATTCCCTGGCCGTCGGCTTCTCTCCGCGGACGGGCAGCCTGTCCCTCTACGGGCTGACGTCCCAGCCGGAGGCACCCGGGTTGCTGGCCCGGCTGGGCAAACACAAGATCGGCGCAGCGTGCCTCTACGTCAACAAGCTCGAGGATGTGGATGAAGCCGTGCTGGCCGGGCTGGTCCGTACCGGCTACCGCCACATGACCACGGTGCCACACCAGGGCTGA
- a CDS encoding hotdog domain-containing protein, with the protein MSETAANSVTLRFLAAPTDVGHSGSVDAGTVLEWVDKAAYAAAVGWAKSYCVTAYVGNIHFADPVNSGDMVEVTATIVYTGRSSMHIRTVVSSGDPKGGPATMRSQCMVIFVAVGEDGKPIPVRQFEPSTPEEVEQRNHALARIKVREQIVEAMSSQEYTDAGTAERVVLRFMAAPTDVNWGGKVHGGIVMKWIDEAAYVCASRYSGKDTVAVFSGGVRFYRPLLIGHVVEVEARLVYTGTKGMHVAVHVRSGDPKGRELNLTTYCLTVMVARDADGNSVPIPEWVPVSEEDKRLHAHARELLEIRGTAPGNRLPNHLLPAES; encoded by the coding sequence ATGAGTGAGACTGCCGCCAATTCCGTGACCCTCCGCTTCCTTGCAGCCCCCACCGACGTCGGCCACAGCGGTTCCGTGGATGCCGGCACTGTCCTGGAATGGGTGGACAAAGCTGCATACGCCGCCGCGGTGGGTTGGGCGAAGTCCTATTGCGTGACCGCCTACGTGGGCAACATCCACTTCGCCGATCCCGTGAACAGCGGCGACATGGTGGAGGTCACCGCCACGATCGTTTACACAGGCCGGTCCTCCATGCACATTCGCACGGTTGTGTCCTCCGGCGATCCCAAGGGCGGCCCGGCCACCATGCGGAGCCAATGCATGGTGATTTTTGTAGCCGTGGGCGAGGACGGCAAACCCATCCCCGTGCGGCAGTTCGAACCGTCCACGCCGGAAGAAGTCGAGCAGCGCAACCATGCTCTGGCCCGGATCAAAGTCCGCGAACAGATTGTGGAAGCCATGAGCTCCCAGGAATATACCGACGCCGGAACCGCCGAGCGCGTTGTCCTGCGGTTCATGGCCGCCCCCACGGATGTGAACTGGGGCGGCAAGGTGCACGGCGGCATCGTGATGAAATGGATCGACGAGGCAGCCTACGTCTGCGCCTCGCGGTACAGCGGCAAGGACACCGTTGCGGTGTTCTCCGGCGGAGTCCGGTTCTACCGGCCGCTGCTGATCGGCCACGTGGTGGAGGTTGAGGCCAGGCTGGTGTACACCGGCACCAAAGGGATGCACGTGGCAGTCCACGTCCGGTCCGGCGACCCCAAGGGCCGCGAGCTGAACCTCACCACGTATTGCCTCACCGTGATGGTGGCCCGGGATGCGGACGGCAACTCAGTCCCGATCCCGGAGTGGGTTCCGGTGTCCGAAGAGGACAAGCGCCTTCACGCGCATGCCCGTGAGCTGCTGGAGATCCGGGGAACCGCTCCGGGGAACAGGCTGCCGAACCACCTGTTGCCGGCAGAGAGCTGA